A window from Neoarius graeffei isolate fNeoGra1 chromosome 14, fNeoGra1.pri, whole genome shotgun sequence encodes these proteins:
- the LOC132897498 gene encoding uncharacterized protein LOC132897498 yields the protein MMSLLRRFIKGEFLHNLTPLQLTRLEVTDKDIQLSPQKINIGLGAESALKSVKDAELRILEFKRECIQALCNIVQKVQDKSPLKYRTVRQMVCLDPLRMFRHPDQSREEMKGLVQRFLEDKQLPDPSAGDIILQQFDCVLSTESRSEDFLAFTPMKQRLDVFLSRAMEPYAELWGFCRKLLVLSHGQATVERGFSVNKEVESDNLHQDTVVTRRLVCDYISEHGGVTQVPLSKQLLDHVAKARTRYRFHLEEQRKEREAKDAERKQKEAEDNLQELKLKRRQVQEVCDGLARDADRLAEEAEAKSGSKMATLIARSNIMRRGYKEKLAELAMLDKSITAKSAELRN from the exons ATGATG AGTCTTCTGAGGAGGTTTATTAAAGGAGAATTCCTTCACAACCTCACTCCACTGCAGCTCACCAGGCTGGAGGTGACGGATAAGGACATACAGCTCAGCCCGCAAAAAATCAACATTGGCCTAGGTGCCGAGTCCGCCCTCAAG AGTGTGAAAGATGCAGAGCTGAGGATCCTAGAATTCAAGAGGGAGTGCATTCAGGCTCTTTGCAACATAGTCCAGAAAGTGCAGGACAAGAGCCCACTGAAATACCGGACGGTCAGGCAGATGGTGTGCTTGGATCCTTTAAGGATGTTTAGGCACCCAGATCAGAGCAGGGAGGAAATGAAAGGGCTCGTTCAGAGATTTCTTGAAGACAAGCAGCTGCCTGACCCTTCTGCTG GAGATATCATACTTCAACAGTTTGACTGTGTATTGTCCACGGAGAGCCGTAGTGAGGACTTCCTGGCGTTTACACCCATGAAGCAGAGGCTGGATGTCTTTCTCAGCCGTGCGATGGAACCATATGCAGAACTGTGGGGATTTTGCAGAAAGCTTCTTGTCCTCTCTCATGGCCAAGCCACCGTTGAGCGGGGATTCTCTGTGAACAAAGAGGTGGAGTCGGACAACCTGCACCAGGACACAGTGGTGACAAGGAGGCTGGTGTGTGATTACATTTCTGAGCACGGAGGTGTTACACAG GTTCCACTCAGTAAGCAGCTCCTGGACCATGTGGCAAAAGCACGAACCAGATACCGTTTCCACCTGGAGGAGCAGCGAAAGGAGAGGGAGGCGAAAGATGCAGAAAGGAAGCAGAAAGAGGCAGAGGACAATTTGCAGGAATTAAAATTGAAGAGGAGACAGGTACAGGAGGTGTGTGATGGTTTAGCAAGGGATGCTGACAGGCTGGCTGAGGAGGCAGAGGCGAAGTCAGGGAGCAAGATGGCCACTTTGATTGCCAGGTCCAACATAATGCGAAGAGGATACAAAGAGAAGTTGGCAGAACTGGCTATGCTTGATAAGTCGATCACTGCCAAGAGTGCAGAACTTAGAAATTGA